AGTACTGAGCATAGATGTTCATCATCAGTGTATACAAATCTAGCATTTTGTTCACTATTATGTTGATCACAAAACATTAGTTATGAGGCACCTAATAGCATTCCCAATTACTAAAAATGTTGCTATTCTTTACAACTGTAGTTTCATAagaattattaatttttaactTTTAGAAACCCCTACTTATTTAAATGGGATGCCAAATACGACAGAAGTCTATTCTCCACAATATCTGAGTAAACTAATCGTGTAATTGGTCTGaaaaatttcaataaattctcaGTATAACTACTTTAAATTAAAAAGGGTTATTTCTTCTCTTCATTTGAACTAATCATATTACCTTTGTCAACATTGCATAACAACATACAACAGTTATCATACTGACTGCTTCGACCTCGTGAGTGAATTGAACTGCAAAACACCTATCAATATTCGATTGTCCAGTATGATTATCTTTTTATAGTTGAGAAATAAAACGgaataaattaatgaatcaAGTTTGGTTTATTATTAAAACACGAACCAATTACAAACACCATTATTCTCTAACATTAGGAAAGTTGAAGATCACTTCAGAAATCAAGCTATTTCGCATATGTTAATAATCGTACTGCATGTTGACCAAATTATCTTCAAGGACTCTACATCGTTTCAATAAAAgacaacaacaaataacacaaATATTCATTGGCAAACTATAaataaatggtgtatgaacaGGTAGTGAATGTTAAGTGAATCTAGTTCACACACTCACATCAAAATAAgtgatgtattcaaaaataacaTTGAACGAAACCAACGCTTGTCTTATGTCGATGCTGTCTTTTTCAATAAATCTTAATGTAAGCTAGTTTTCTGAAGAGTAATATATTATCAATTGAGGTATCCGTTATAAGTTCCggttaaataattttataattgagtTCGTCGTTGACTCTGTATTGACATTGAATGTCTGAGCAAAGAAGCATGTGATCAATTGTAGTCactatttcatttattgaatagCGCTCATTCAAGTGCAAGAACACAAGTTGAAAAGTTTTAACACCATAGTGATGTTAAATTAGTCAATAGTTTTAAATTATACACTATCTAGTCTGACCTAAAATACTTCCGATATCGAAAAATCAAGCAAGAGAAAATGTATAACTTCACCATTGATCTTTTACGACATCTCTGTCATCTGACACAATTTATAGGGATTAATTGCACTTGACGAAACGTTTTCCAAATAATTTGTGCACTTTTAGTGTTCATCACGGTTCATATATACACAAAAAGGATATTCTTGCAACAATACAGATTTCAGCTTTATCTCATAGAGGAAAATGTTTCTTCACCCTATTTGAGAAATACTCGTTCATTTTTAAATGAAACGTGAGTCTACTCTGATAAAACTTACATTTAGTTTTTTTACTTGAAGAAAACAAAGCGTTTTAAATGTGATTTGTTATATGCAAAGCCCGTAGTAAACTAAAAATACAATATTTATTCTCTAGATATCTAGACCTCTAGATACATATTTGGATAATTGAGAATGTAAGTTCCATTACAATCAAATGGAATAACGCAACGAAGTCAAATTAACCATCTCAAAGAGTGTATACTTTTCATCAAGATTCAAATATGCGTTTATGAGCTGGAAACATATTCTAATCAAGTGATCTACTTTTAACCGTTGCAGAATTTTGGGAAATTCTGTGAATAATTCTTTCGTATAACAAGAATTCAGATGCTGAATTATGAAATGCATGAATAACCTGTTTATTTTAGACCCTCACGTATCGTTAGACAAACGAATTGTTTCAAAATTGAGCTTTAGTGAAGATCACTAGTTTGAGAGTGGCTCAAATTTATAGTTGCATAACAACGTGCGATATATGTAGACACACATGTACTAATATGTATCTATTTCATTTTGTAATGGAAACAAATTGAAAACCATTTTCGAACACtacaaaaatattcaaatgtttCTAAAGTTGCTTTCAGAGAACTAAGAACAATGGCAACTTACGTATCTCTCCTAGTTTATTAGCTGAAANNNNNNNNNNNNNNNNNNNNNNNNNNNNNNNNNNNNNNNNNNNNNNNNNNNNNNNNNNNNNNNNNNNNNNNNNNNNNNNNNNNNNNNNNNNNNNNNNNNNNNNNNNNNNNNNNNNNNNNNNNNNNNNNNNNNNNNNNNNNNNNNNNNNNNNNNNNNNNNNNNNNNNNNNNNNNNNNNNNNNNNNNNNNNNNNNNNNNNNNTGTTTGAATAGAGGGAAAGTAGCGGCTGTTTGTTACTCCTGGACTGAAGTCAGGGGCATAGAAAGAAGCTTGTGAATAGTGGACCAATAGGGATCTTGTTGACGGTTCAGGGTTGTGCTTCAATCGTACAGTAGTAAGAATAGAAAAATCCTGAGGAAATGTAGCTACATTAAAAATTGTGGAGAGAAAATAAACCAAGACTTCAGTATATACTCTAAAATAAATGTTTCCAAATAACCACATTTCTTACAGTCCATAATTCATccaaatattttttcaaaactTTTTACTTGAAAGTTTCTAATGAATTTTGACGTTAGTTATCCAATGAATGAGAAATAATTCATGAGGCCAGCTGCGAATAACCTGACTCATTTCCGATTCAATGAAGCAATTACCACAAAATATCATACAAACGACAAGCTGAATGTGTTTTTGTCCACGAATAATCCACCAACTAATCATTTAAACTTCCGAACATATCCATCTTTTTTAAGTATATTTTCCGTCTAAAATTGACTTGTTTCTCAACATATTTCCACTTGCTTATTTGTTATGCTAGCCTAAATTTACTCCCAATAAAAGTTTTCCCTTAAATACTTTGTCCTAAACTCCAGTTTCAACTTATACTGACGTATAATTTCTGCAAAATAAAAATGTCAAACATATTGACTGAAATACATGAAAGGAATGATACCATGCTCTTACATAAATCGAAATCATCTGCTCCAGAGCCTATATGGTTAGAATCGAACAAGAAAATTAAATCGTTTTCGAAAGATTGAAGCAAAACATGAAAACTTTATTTACGATTATGTTTACTGAAGTAATTACAAGTTTAATAGAGTCACATAGAAAGTTCAATGTATTTGATTAGTTACCTATTCGTAATCATATTGAATCTTATTATATACACAACTAATAATTTAAGTTCCCTCCAACAAGAAAATGTAAAACTGACCaagaaataaagaataaaagCGACATATTTTAAATCACCAGAAGTATATGAAACGAATTCTTTTAAATAGTTTCTAAACAGAGTAGTGAACATACTTCTTGGTTCTGAAACgataatacaaataaatagaAAGGTTGTTAGTAATAGGTAGGTttaagttctacgttgtgactaactgactgactgaagttgaAACTAAATAGTCATTTTCCAATAAAGTTTAATAATGGTGGTGTTTAATATAACTTACAATGCTGAGATAGTCTCAGTAGTACTTGTTTGGATAATCAGTAGACATTCTACACAGTTAGGCGTATGTTATGGCCTAGTCTGAAATATCTTACCAATATACCAGTGGTTCTGAACGTTCCCAGTTATTTCGTGATATGCCTGAAAGTAACCTaacattatttattgaattcagCATAAAATCCTTGAATCAAGTCTAGTGCTTGTCAGGGGATATttacttaaggcaatattgattGGTGGTTAAACATAATTTGTTCGGAATTCAAAAGGGAAACAAATACATAGCTGATATCATAATGCTAAACTTACTTATGACATCTAAAATGTCAAATTGTGTAAAGAAGTGAAGATTAATTTATCACTAAAATCAGAATTGGTACTTCGAAACAAAAACTGTAAGCTTTCTAATGTTATTACATTGGTTGAAGTTTTATTCAATTTTGCCTAATAAAACTGTACACGGAAAACATATTGACAATCGAGTGGTGGTACTTAATAAATTGCCTGTGATAATCCATTTATATAATAGCAAACAACAGTTCTGTCCGATTCGTACTAACATGATTGGTAAAAGATGAATAGACGTAAAACACAGTTACAAATTATAGTTCAATCTTTCTAAATCACTTAAAATCATTTAGAAAGCAAAATAGGTAGCTCTTTGTGTGAAACTTTGATACAACTTACCCTTACAATCATTACCCACTAAAGAAGCAAAAAATTGAAGTAAAAATCACCATAAAGAAATCAatgtacaaaataataaaaatcaagtTGATCACGTTCGTAAAGTCTTTCGTGTTTTTAGTGTACTTTCGTTTTCAGAAACCGAATCACGGGTATAACCAGATAGCATAAGAAGTCATACAGACACATATGTTTAGCCTCACTGAAACTTCAGATGAATAACTAGAGATTCTGAAGTCCCTGAATATGATATTACTTAAAACCACCACTAATTCCGAAATAAAGGATTTTGAAATACGGTTTATGAATGATAAACGTCATTCAGCAACACGTTATTGGAGCTTGAATACTGATATATTTGGGAAATCAATCTTCATGAACGTTATAACAGAATACTAAGTTGGTGTATCATATTGGCGTAAATCCCAATGATCTTATCTCTTTTATTCTCAACTAAGATAGAACAGAAAAGATGTTTACTTATAGCCTGTTTATCTTACACTAGACGATCGGTTCATCACCTTTGTTAAACAAGTATTTCACTTTTGTAGTCATTACCGATGTTTAGCAGCAAAAAATGAACAGAGTTTTGACTTGAAGAAGACTTTATTGTTAGTTAACCAAGAATCAACTCTTGGTGTACATAAATATGTAATCGACGTACCACAACATATTTTTGCTACAAAAATAAGCAAACCAACAGTCAACAGTAATATCATTGCAAATAAAATCTTTAGTCAGCTGAATTACGTTGTATTAAATTACTACGCATATGAATACAACTACTAATTACTTACAGTTTTTGTCTTCGTCTATTGTAGAAGTGgtgaaataatgaatattgtATTTATTAAAATGTATGGTGATTATTTACAAAACAGAGAAAACAAATTCATCGTCAATTATTCGACTCCTACAATCTTTAAAATGATTAAGACTTGGTCTTTGTAGAAGAATTTAGTGTATGCTATATTTCATAATTAGTCGttcatattcactaaaataagCTACTCATCGTATTTTAATAGTACTTATTAACATATCCGTCTACAGTGCCGTTAGTGATCTGTTTCTCATCCTGATGATGAATATGTTTTTTTCACAAGCAATTGTTGTGCACCATCGACATTTAATCATCTGTTTTCTGATAATCACTCATTTTGAAGTAACCAAATAAAATATCGGAAAAATTTCCTCGACATTAGAAGTAGATTGAACGGCCTTGGGAGAGTTGAAGTATTTCATTCGACTGGCAAGCTTCATCGGGATAGCTAGGTGAATCAGAATGAATACATTGTGATCAAAACGACACGTCTACAAAGTTTAAGTTGTATATTATCAGTGAGTTGACCAGCTTTGGTTAAAAGTCAGGTTTCTATCAAGAGCATTTGAGTTTTGAAGCAATAACTGATGACAACTCACTAATAATAACATTCCAAGTTACTTTTGTCTTTTGTGTACATTGTGACAGATCAAGTTCTATTTTGAAGTTTCTCTTAGcttgaaatatttattataagAAGCTAAACAGTAAGTTGTAAGGAACTTTCAAATGCTTTGTTAGCTATCTATTGGACTGACGATTgtaattatataaaaataaaaaagtcaACAATGAAATAACAGCAAAACATGCAGTGATCAAGAAACTCTAATGCAGTGGTCGAAGTAAAGTCTGTCAATATCTGATACAAAATACATAACATCTGATCCCTTTTTTTATCCACTGCATATTTTGTAGTTTTGTGTCACGGATTAATTCCACATAGAAGACTATTGAAAATCCAGAGGTATTTGCAAGTTGTCGAGTCACTGAGTGGAACACCTCGGACGTGCACATTCACCATCTTCCATTAAATAGAAACTAGAAACATCAGGACTCACGGCTTGCACTGAATCTCTGGAACACTGAGCTAATATCCACTTATCTGCGTTTCTAATACAAATCAATTTCCAGAATTGAGGCTGTtatgtatatattcattgatattCATTGAACACCTAACATGTTTATACAATTCCGACTTCAGTCTACAATGAAAAACTCGAGGATCACCTCTTGAGATACATATACATGATTTTCTGCCATATAAAATTGTGGCGATTGCAGAATGGCAATGTTTGTCTAATGATTGATCACTGTAGTATATTTAGTTTAAAATAAAGGTAGCATGTACTTAACAAATGGTTTATTCTTTCTGGTTTGGTGATGTAACCCAAGCAAAGATACTGTCTGTATGTCCTTCTCAGAGTCATAAAATTAAACGTTCGATATAATTCGGATAAACTTATTCGTTTATCATATATCGCTAGTAAGATACACCTCTGAAATAACACGATGCGATTTCACAATAATTGATAGTAATGGGATGAACATAAATGAATATTATCTAAGCTCCGAAACTATTAGAACTAAAATGGATTTACATTTTGTTGCACTCGGACTCTTGCATCAGTTTGCTATTCccacttttatttatttctgttaacAACTTTCATCTTTAAAATTTTTTGTAGATTTTCATCGACCAGAAATAGTGAGCACTTCAAAAAACTCATTGAGCAATCAATTTGacgtttataaaaaaatttgtaTATAGTTACGTAGTATAAATTACACACATACCACAACAAGTTGTTTCTGTGAAACACAAAAAAGGTAATTCAGACTTCAAATTAACAATGTGATTtatcattgaaaacattataatttatggattcTCAGTGTTTCATGTTAATGGATTTTGTAGATTTTCATTCAATCAGTCAGCAATAATACCAGAATAggatgatttattcatatatatatatatactaaattGTCAGCACAGGACGGGTATGGCGAATCAGAACAAATAAATATGTGAGTATTATGACGTGAAATACTGTCATAATGAGTTCTTACATTATATATAAACCTTCATATAATTTTCATGTCATTGTTGAGTCCTAATAAATCATAACTTCAATTTGAGTATTCATACACACTTaacaaaagtaaataaaatacatttatacTAAACATTAAAGTTAGATGATTGTCAGCACTTTTTATTCCTCTCAGCTAAAAGCATTTAGCAGAAACCCATGCTTTCTTATATTCAAACTCAACTTTctaaatgtaaatatttcaaagtaaaataataatgaaaatcatttcaaaatGGTTCAGCTTACTGTTACATGTGATAACTTCATAAAGGTTCAATGAAAACATTCatgtattttaattaattaacttttatttatatatttctatCAATAGAAAAAATTGACCTAGATTCCATCTCATAATACGCTATCAGTCAATGTTCTATGGAATGAGTCGGGTGATTGACAGAAAATGAGTAACATGTTCTGATATTCGATAAAAAGGAATCTGAATGGTAGTGGCAAGAGCACATTGATAATGTAACACAGCACACTTGTCTTCAAATCAGCTTTTACCCCTATATTACATAAAAGAAAATTAAGTCTTTAATACTCTGATACTCAATCGAAGTGATAACATCTCGCCATAAGAAACAGATCAAGTCTTGTTTAATTCGGATTGACAACATTTAAGTAATCAATGCTGGACATTTTGGTTACAGTTCGCGTGACGTTTTACGTATCTGAGAGAAGCAAATGTTATTCTATGAAAAGTGTTAAACAATCAACATCGTAGATGAAGCTGAGTGGTGTTCACAGGCGGTCACAACTAAAACAATTGTAAATTGACTCACCCCATTCAGTACCTAGTAATTTAAATGAGTTCACATTATATATTTACTATAATGACTCATGAAGTGTTGAATACGATTATAATTTTCAACAGATGATTCTCATGAACattcacaaaacaatgagatttCCAGTTGAAGTCTCATTCAATTTATTTTGGTACGTTCATTCAAATTATTCATTCCAGAAAGGAATGAAAATTATCTTTTTAGAATTGATGCTTCTTGCTTTCATGTTTCACTGTGATCGGATAATAATCAACGTAAGtcggtggttggaggtggtcaacaagaaaccctggacctgggtttcgtgctacttggcactcgtcagcaaggtgtacctgtaattttgagggaactgatgctccctgacttgacacgcatgacattgatcaccactcagtgatcaatcaattgtgaataatCAGCATACTGGACACTGCTTGAAATATGAATTCAACTTGTAGAACAATATTTATCAGTATCATCTATGGACTTAGGTTTTGCAAAATACATCTATTTCTGAAATTCAAGAATCTCATTAGATACGAAATATAGAGAGAAATGGCTTGGTATTTTTTGGTAAAATCcaagaatttattattaaacaacacaacagaaATGGTTTCTCAATTAAACCTTGACTAAAGTTTCTTGATTTATCTCAATAACCTATTACTAATGTGCTCTGTGTCTTTTTAGTGTCTTTGTACAATTACAGAAATATTTTGTCTACATTTCCAAACGTAAAATGTATTAACTTATTAGGAATAAAATTCATGTTTCCAAAAATCTGTAAGCAAATTGCCATGGCATTTACAACGGAAAAAGATCGCCGTATATAAATGGGAAGTGAAAGAGAACGTTATGAAACGAGGCGTCTGAAGTTAATCTACTACCTGACCTAACGTTTGAACTAATGAAGTTTGGatttttttaatcataattAACTAGAGTTTCGTATCATATAAACTGTTTGCGAGTCTGGTGGCATTATGGCCAAACCAACAAAGAACATAGCAACCTTTTATAGGTCACCATGATATTATAATATAACATCCTTTCAACTTACTGTCAGAAAATATTGCAAGCAAATGAATAACATAGAAGATTGTCAAGCACATTGTACCaagtaatttcattttgttacaCAAAAGATGTACTAATTTTTCTGTTCTTTAACTTATATACTCAAAGTTTTGTGAAGCGGATACGTAAAAGTACGTAAAACCTTCATGTGACTGATAACAACTTCATTCTAATCCGATTTACTAATATGTGATTTTTCGGAAAATTATTAGGCGATTTTTATGTACATCTTCATACGCTTAACAAAATCGGTATGTAATAACTTACATTTGatactttttatattttttgttgCCATTCGACACATCTAATCCTTGCATTAATCCACTAATTTACAGTACAAATCACATAAAATTCACATTTAATAACGGATACGAAGCAAACCGAATATTCGGATATGGTAGCCTTCGAAGATGTATAGATCAGACCAAAGTCATATGTTCATATAATGTTCACTTAGCAATTAGCAATACATTCTAACAAAATGTCTGATATTTTCGCTACTCATAAACGTCTAATAAATTTTAACAGTGATATACTTCATTATGACGCGTTTAATCAAGACAATTTTAATTAGTAGTGCTTGAAGTAACTAACCCCGTCTGTAGCCCTTCTAAGATTACTGACCCTTCCTAGCCtggatgaatgaaaatggtTGAACATGGTGTCGGAAACCCAATCCCATAGGAAACAGCCTTACTAAAAGATGCCAACCAGAGAAAAACGATTCAAACCATTCATACCTTCCCTTGGAGTTGAATTGTCTTCATTTCGATGAATTGCGATGCCTAACAGTGAAAGCCAAGATTCACTAGATCGATGTCTTTTCTGACAACCAAAACGAAAATTTGTATGGCTACATGAAATGTCCATATAATATGAGAGATTATGAGGACTAATTAAATAGCTGCGAAAATGATGAGACACGAATTGGCGGTTCtcggaataagtgaaacccatTACATTGAAGCTGGGCAGAAGAGATTAGATCCAAGAAAACTAGtgttgtactctggtcatgaGGAAGAAAATGTTTCGCACAGCAAGTCGTACTAATGCTGTTCAAAAAAGCACGGAGAGAACTTAtgggatgagaatctcatggatttATGATCATCAAACACAGAACGAGTGAATtacaattaattttattcagtGTTATGCACCTACGAATAATGGGAAGACGATAAAAGTCAGTTGCATGGTAAGCTGCAGTCGATCATAGAAAAGTGCTCAGGGAAGGAACTGGTAACCCTGATCGGGGTCCCAAACTTCAAAGTCAGATTGAAGGACACCGGGTATGAAGAAATCGTGGTGTAGTTGTAAGTAAATCCCAAgattcaatagctctgtaagtgttcgacattggattcTGACCACATTAATTTTAATAGACCCATTTAACTGAAGGTGCTcgatcatgcatccgcaccagatcatggTTTCAAAAGGCGTACGCAACGTCTCCTgcaatcactagccagattagaccGTTCACTCATCgctatattgataatctatcaactGTGTCTTCCagcctcctcgcttctgacttttgatttcactgggtgggcgcgattcaattatagaaactgttactggtaaagtgttgtcaaactacaatacctatGGTATCTACAGTATGATTACATGATGTGACTGGGAAAAAGGAACGAGATTAATAACAgattgcaaatttatgtgcatccGACAAAATGTTAATGGTTGGCACTGGATTCCAGTACAAACGCACGCACAAAGCTAGATGTGCCCCACCGGATCACATTACAGAgaatcagatcgatcatatttgcatcactaaaaaattcacAGGGACAATGGAAGACGTAAGAACCAGTAGAGGAGCTGAAACTGCTTCAAATCACCATCTGGTTGTGGCCGAgttgaaactgaagctaaacaaTCACTGGACAGCTGGGGGAACAGCAGTACAaatgttcaatacagccttccctCGCGGTAccaacaaactcaaccaattcaagatcaTTCTCATCAACAGGTTCCAAGCACTGAAAGACCTACTGAAAggagaagaaactactatggaggacaagtGGAAAAGAATCGAAAAAGCACTAACTCCAACGTGTTAGGAGATTCTGAGCCGCAACAGGTATCATCACAAAGAATGGATAACTATCGAAACCGTGGAAAAGAAGACAGCATTTAACGACAGCCGAACAATAACAGAGTaggtcaaggcacaagccgaatacataGAAGCGAataagcaagtgaagaggagcttTAGAGCTGATAAGCAGAAATATATAGAAGAGACGACAGCGGAAAAGATTGGAAGAGAAGGAGGTATGAAACAACTACATGACGCGACGAAGAAACTGGAAtgaaaatatagtaaaccacaGAGACCGGttaaggacaaagaaggcaagcaaATGATTAGGATTCAAGAAAGAGTGAACAGGTGGGTGAAATATTTTGAACACCTCTTGATGAAACCAGCCCAACTGAACCTACATGACGTGGAAGCTGCAAACACAGCCCTTCCAACAGATTTCACCGCAGAAACATTCGGAGAAATCAGCATAATCATCGGAGTGTGGGAAAGCAGAGGGACCAGAAGGCATACCAGTTAAAACACTGGGGTCAGACATATGTATTACTACAACGGTGCTACACATCCTATTCAGAAGGATTTTGAATGAAGAAGTGTCGGTTATCTAGAAAGACCGATAGCTTACAATGGTAACGAATAAAAGATCTCAGGAAGTTCGAGACATATATAGGCATCACACTACGATCAGTACCAGGATGAGTTTTCCATAGCGTTATCGAactggatgaaagattcagtggaCGTtcagcttcgagatcaacagaatGGATTCCGAAGGCATCAATCAAGCACAGACTGAATCGCGACACCAAATATCTGcagaattatggtctactttGTTTTTAGtactattataataataaacaaccTCAAAATTGTAggtttgtcatgatgtgactacctaatctataagatttcGGGTAAGAGTTCCATCATTGCCTATTCTTGATCGTGGTATCGTAACACTCAGCAATATGACTTTTAGCACTTAGAAAGAACACATTTTGTTTGGgtatagaataatatatttaatgtgggAG
The sequence above is drawn from the Schistosoma mansoni, WGS project CABG00000000 data, supercontig 0223, strain Puerto Rico, whole genome shotgun sequence genome and encodes:
- a CDS encoding MEG-2 (ESP15) family produces the protein MCLTIFYVIHLLAIFSDSNEWVITCNKTTCCDEDKNSKICCVGNDCKDVIKPRSSGADDFDLLKKLNSP